In the genome of Croceimicrobium hydrocarbonivorans, one region contains:
- a CDS encoding PKD domain-containing protein, with the protein MKKLVLALLSVFSLSVAAQSTLTVTVTDNGVPAHGVNVFYYSSDAKFFANGGAAGPTMENFDYPLFTSGNGVATFNLWNVSVGDTVFYATKDCNGNVIWGGSVLTSAGANITGTLALSCMPGDCDAIFRTDSFPGGMILVEAYPLMEYNQTSLPTNGQSMWTVNGTSSTGFPAANYDSISFFGAVSPFTLTYSRVDSVCSPITYTYSGNGGGGTTVTCNADFTADTVGASPAGYTMIYRDASTTNGAIISYDWQFGDGTTASGPNAIAPTHTYSVTGPYAVCLSITSVLGNDTCTSTFCDSVYVGGNTGGGGTPIMCNAYYAVDSVNSGLFQNQLIIWESSYSNGTIFSYSWNFGDGTVINTQYPSHTYANTGVYNVCLTIMAVDAQGDSCMSTFCDSIGFDSNGNLVYKGQTGGFTINVIDPATVGLEENLLDESLAMYPNPANEKVTLSWDPALKVENVSVLSLAGQEVLSVSPSEAASLEINDLPRGAYLVRVHAATASKTLRLIVH; encoded by the coding sequence ATGAAGAAATTAGTATTAGCTCTATTAAGCGTTTTCAGCTTAAGCGTGGCTGCCCAATCTACCCTTACGGTTACCGTAACGGACAATGGTGTACCCGCACATGGCGTGAACGTATTTTACTATAGTTCGGATGCCAAGTTCTTTGCCAATGGCGGAGCAGCTGGACCAACTATGGAAAACTTTGATTACCCTCTCTTTACCAGTGGTAATGGTGTAGCCACCTTTAACCTTTGGAATGTGAGCGTAGGTGATACCGTGTTTTATGCAACCAAAGATTGCAATGGTAATGTGATCTGGGGTGGCAGTGTTTTAACTTCTGCTGGAGCCAATATTACCGGTACTTTAGCTTTAAGCTGTATGCCTGGTGATTGCGATGCGATTTTCAGAACGGATTCTTTCCCTGGTGGAATGATCCTAGTGGAAGCGTATCCTCTAATGGAATACAATCAAACCAGCTTACCTACTAATGGTCAAAGTATGTGGACCGTAAATGGAACTAGTTCTACTGGTTTCCCGGCTGCAAACTATGACAGTATTTCATTTTTCGGTGCTGTAAGTCCGTTTACCCTTACCTACTCTCGTGTAGATAGTGTATGTTCTCCAATCACTTATACCTATTCCGGAAACGGCGGTGGTGGTACTACCGTAACTTGTAATGCAGATTTTACTGCTGACACTGTTGGTGCAAGTCCTGCTGGTTATACTATGATCTATCGTGATGCATCTACTACCAATGGTGCTATTATTAGCTACGATTGGCAGTTTGGTGACGGAACTACTGCTTCTGGTCCAAACGCGATTGCTCCTACTCATACTTACAGCGTTACTGGTCCTTATGCCGTATGTTTAAGTATTACTTCGGTATTAGGAAACGATACCTGTACTTCTACTTTCTGCGATAGTGTGTATGTAGGCGGAAACACCGGTGGCGGTGGTACCCCAATTATGTGTAATGCATACTATGCAGTGGACAGCGTAAACTCTGGTTTATTCCAAAATCAATTGATTATCTGGGAAAGTTCTTACTCTAACGGAACCATTTTCAGCTACAGCTGGAACTTCGGTGACGGTACTGTAATCAACACTCAGTATCCTAGTCATACCTATGCCAACACTGGTGTATACAATGTGTGCTTAACCATTATGGCGGTAGACGCTCAAGGTGATTCATGCATGAGTACATTCTGCGACTCTATTGGATTCGACTCAAATGGTAACCTGGTATACAAAGGTCAAACTGGTGGATTTACCATCAATGTAATTGATCCTGCAACCGTTGGATTAGAAGAAAACTTACTTGATGAAAGTTTAGCTATGTATCCTAACCCTGCTAATGAGAAGGTGACCCTGAGCTGGGATCCTGCTTTGAAGGTGGAAAATGTATCGGTATTATCCTTAGCCGGTCAAGAAGTGCTTAGTGTTAGTCCTTCCGAAGCAGCTAGCTTAGAGATCAACGATCTTCCCCGCGGAGCTTACCTGGTGCGTGTTCATGCCGCAACCGCCAGCAAAACGCTTCGATTGATCGTACACTAA
- a CDS encoding acetyl-CoA C-acyltransferase, which yields MNAYIVAAKRTAVGKAPRGVFRFTRPDNLAGTLIREILKDMPQLDKDRIDDVIVGNAMPEAEQGMNMGRLVSLMGLDTVKVPGATVNRWCASGLESIAIASAKIHAGIADCIIAGGVESMSYVPMGGYKVVPSYELAKQHADYYNNMGLTAEAVAQQYKVSREDQDQFGYESHMKALNAIAEGRFKDDIVPIEVEEIYLDENEKRQVRTYTVDTDEGPRKGTNVEAMAKLRPVFAARGSVTAGNSSQMSDGAAFVVVMSEKMVNELGLKPIARLLNYQVVGVEPRVMGIGPVEAIPKALKAAGMKKDDIDLIELNEAFASQSLAVIRELDLDPSKVNVNGGAIAMGHPLGCTGAKLSVQIFNELKKRDQKYGMVTMCVGEGQGAAGIYELL from the coding sequence ATGAACGCATACATAGTAGCCGCAAAACGTACTGCCGTAGGTAAAGCTCCTCGGGGTGTATTTCGATTTACGCGTCCGGATAATTTGGCGGGCACCTTAATTCGGGAAATCCTGAAGGATATGCCCCAATTGGATAAGGACCGCATTGACGATGTGATTGTGGGGAATGCCATGCCGGAGGCAGAACAAGGAATGAATATGGGGCGCCTAGTCTCTTTAATGGGATTGGATACAGTGAAGGTTCCCGGGGCTACCGTAAATCGTTGGTGTGCCAGTGGATTGGAGTCGATTGCCATTGCCTCTGCTAAGATTCACGCCGGTATTGCCGATTGCATTATCGCCGGTGGAGTAGAAAGCATGAGCTATGTTCCCATGGGGGGATATAAAGTGGTGCCTAGCTATGAGCTGGCCAAGCAACATGCCGACTATTACAATAATATGGGGCTTACTGCCGAAGCGGTAGCCCAACAGTATAAGGTGTCGCGCGAGGATCAAGATCAGTTTGGATACGAATCCCACATGAAGGCATTGAATGCCATCGCAGAAGGTCGCTTTAAAGACGATATTGTACCTATCGAAGTCGAGGAAATCTACTTGGATGAAAATGAAAAACGTCAGGTGCGCACCTATACAGTGGATACAGATGAAGGTCCTCGCAAGGGAACTAATGTAGAAGCCATGGCAAAATTGCGCCCGGTATTCGCGGCGCGTGGTTCTGTAACTGCTGGTAACTCTTCACAGATGAGTGATGGGGCGGCCTTTGTGGTAGTGATGAGCGAGAAGATGGTAAATGAATTAGGATTGAAGCCCATAGCTCGCTTATTAAACTATCAGGTGGTAGGCGTTGAGCCGCGAGTTATGGGTATTGGTCCGGTAGAGGCTATTCCTAAGGCCTTGAAGGCAGCAGGCATGAAGAAGGATGATATCGATTTGATCGAATTGAATGAAGCTTTTGCTTCCCAGTCCTTAGCGGTGATCCGCGAGTTGGACTTAGATCCATCCAAAGTAAATGTAAATGGTGGGGCCATTGCGATGGGGCACCCCTTAGGATGTACCGGTGCTAAATTATCGGTGCAGATCTTTAATGAATTGAAAAAACGTGATCAGAAATACGGCATGGTAACCATGTGCGTAGGAGAAGGTCAGGGTGCCGCGGGCATCTATGAACTTTTATAG
- a CDS encoding PKD domain-containing protein codes for MKSLFLYFFCLIGLASFAQTNLSITVSQNGTPVEGVSVFLFTDKQEIFPLVIPRAVLGKYDAVTYSDANGQVVFSFGNMSVGDTVYWASHDCQRGMVTDFGVVGSSSSMTGVLDLPCLPQDCDTHIRIDTLVSGTVLFQFIPFLEYSQTGLTSGSQSQITVNGISRTGTVQSNYDSASFSPGSLSAPINVQYTRAQNQCSIIDNDPQVYLTTYFTADPVGPSGSGYTMAFNDSSFSNGAFRRYEWDFGDGTTLNGRYDSDPQHTYASTGTYRVRLGVTSISASGWGAMKEWVTNVVVGPGGGSVKRGFLCEVQQISSAGMPGTNMYDIYASPFTTGNLFFAEWAIEDENGVIHNISDNKGGGHTSFSWSQDGVYSVCYTFKSAFRGDTCQLTYCDSITVSRQAQCQAWYRVDSLNSIAAPNQIVIRELSQSNGDILQYRWDFGDGTIKTNQFPSHTYSQNGVYEVCLEITAVDSSRMDTCISTYCDSIGFDASGNMVFKDQLAGFTINVVDPASIGLDENLLEESLKMYPNPATEKVTLSWDPALKVERVSVFSLGGLELLSVKPYEASNMEIKDLPKGAYLVRIQAKAASKTLRLIVN; via the coding sequence ATGAAAAGTTTATTTCTCTATTTCTTTTGTTTGATAGGTTTGGCCTCCTTCGCTCAAACTAATCTTTCAATAACAGTCTCTCAAAATGGTACACCTGTCGAAGGTGTTTCGGTGTTTTTATTTACGGATAAGCAAGAAATATTTCCTTTGGTAATACCTAGAGCTGTTTTAGGTAAATATGATGCTGTTACTTATTCTGATGCGAATGGACAGGTAGTTTTTTCCTTTGGGAATATGTCTGTTGGCGATACTGTTTATTGGGCCTCCCACGATTGCCAGCGAGGTATGGTAACTGATTTTGGAGTGGTAGGATCAAGCTCATCAATGACAGGAGTCTTGGATTTACCTTGTTTGCCCCAAGATTGTGACACTCATATTAGGATTGACACATTGGTGTCAGGAACTGTTTTATTCCAATTTATCCCCTTTTTAGAATACAGTCAAACGGGATTAACCAGTGGATCGCAAAGTCAAATTACGGTGAATGGCATTAGTAGGACAGGTACTGTGCAGTCTAATTATGATTCTGCAAGCTTCAGTCCAGGTAGCTTATCAGCACCGATCAATGTACAATACACTAGAGCTCAGAATCAGTGCTCAATTATTGATAATGATCCTCAGGTTTACCTAACTACCTATTTTACCGCTGACCCTGTTGGTCCATCCGGTTCTGGATACACTATGGCTTTTAATGATTCATCTTTTAGTAATGGTGCATTCAGAAGGTATGAATGGGATTTTGGTGATGGAACCACCCTGAACGGTAGATACGACTCCGATCCACAACATACCTATGCTTCAACCGGAACCTATCGAGTGCGATTAGGAGTTACTAGTATAAGTGCATCTGGTTGGGGGGCAATGAAGGAATGGGTAACCAATGTTGTGGTAGGGCCTGGAGGCGGAAGTGTTAAGCGCGGCTTTCTGTGCGAAGTTCAGCAAATTTCGAGTGCTGGTATGCCTGGTACAAACATGTATGATATTTATGCTAGTCCTTTCACCACTGGAAATCTGTTTTTTGCAGAATGGGCCATTGAAGATGAAAACGGAGTGATTCACAATATCTCCGATAATAAGGGGGGTGGACACACTAGCTTCAGTTGGTCTCAAGATGGTGTTTATTCGGTATGTTACACGTTTAAATCCGCTTTTAGAGGCGATACCTGTCAGCTAACATACTGCGATAGTATCACGGTTTCAAGACAAGCGCAATGTCAAGCCTGGTACAGGGTAGATTCTTTGAATTCAATTGCAGCGCCAAATCAGATTGTAATTAGAGAACTCTCCCAATCCAATGGCGATATCTTGCAATATCGTTGGGATTTTGGTGATGGTACCATTAAAACCAACCAATTCCCCAGTCATACTTATAGCCAAAATGGTGTATATGAGGTATGCTTGGAGATTACAGCCGTCGATTCCTCTCGTATGGATACTTGCATAAGTACTTATTGCGATTCCATCGGTTTTGATGCCAGTGGAAATATGGTGTTTAAAGATCAGTTAGCGGGATTTACCATTAATGTGGTTGACCCCGCTTCTATTGGCCTGGATGAAAACCTGCTGGAGGAAAGTTTGAAGATGTATCCAAATCCGGCTACAGAGAAAGTAACTTTAAGCTGGGATCCTGCCCTGAAGGTGGAAAGGGTTTCGGTGTTCTCCTTAGGAGGTCTGGAATTGCTTAGCGTAAAACCTTATGAGGCATCCAATATGGAGATTAAGGATCTTCCTAAAGGCGCTTACTTAGTGCGAATTCAAGCGAAAGCGGCCAGTAAAACCCTTCGATTAATTGTGAATTAA
- a CDS encoding acyl-CoA dehydrogenase family protein, protein MADVDTKSFLKGGEFLIREVSSDEVFIPEEFSEEQKMMAQATSDFIDKEVAPERERFESKDYKFTEDIMKKAGQLGLLGISVPEEYGGLGMDFNTSMLVCDRISGISGSLSTAYGAHTGIGTLPILLYGTEEQKQKYLPGLATGELMGAYCLTEPGAGSDANSGKTKAELSADGKSYKINGQKIWISNAGFANVFTVFARIEDDKYLTAFIVEKGNPGMTFGEEENKLGIRASSTRQVFFNDCEVAVEDMLGERNGGFKIAMNALNYGRIKLSVACLDAARRVTTHAVSYANERKQFGTSISTFGAIQQKLADMATRTWVSESATYRAGQDVENNIARLMEAGMDQGEAKLKGVEEFAIECAILKVLGSEAGSFVSDEGLQIYGGMGYSADAPLEAAYRDMRIARIYEGTNEINRLHSVAMLLKKALKGELDLMSPAMAVANELMEIPSFDTPDEDILFAEEKESIAKLKKSILMVAGKAVETFGMDLEAEQEIIMNAADMIIEVYAAESALLRAEKLAKQKGEEAVKVEISMARLYLHWAQEAVANKGREAIYSFIEGDEQRMMLIGLKRFTKPANPVNVKALRREIAAKLIDSNRYPF, encoded by the coding sequence ATGGCAGATGTCGATACTAAGTCCTTTTTAAAGGGTGGCGAATTTCTAATTCGTGAGGTAAGCAGTGATGAAGTCTTTATTCCTGAAGAGTTTTCAGAAGAACAGAAGATGATGGCACAGGCCACTTCTGACTTTATTGATAAGGAAGTAGCTCCGGAGCGCGAGCGCTTTGAAAGCAAGGACTATAAGTTTACCGAAGACATCATGAAAAAGGCCGGCCAATTAGGTCTATTGGGAATTAGTGTTCCCGAAGAATATGGCGGCCTGGGAATGGATTTTAATACTTCCATGTTAGTTTGCGATCGTATTTCGGGTATATCAGGTTCCTTGTCCACTGCCTACGGTGCGCATACCGGAATCGGTACCCTGCCGATTCTACTTTATGGAACGGAGGAGCAAAAGCAGAAGTATCTGCCAGGACTAGCTACCGGCGAATTAATGGGGGCCTATTGCCTTACAGAGCCTGGTGCCGGATCGGATGCTAATAGCGGTAAAACCAAAGCCGAATTAAGTGCTGATGGTAAGAGCTATAAAATCAACGGACAGAAAATTTGGATTTCAAACGCAGGGTTTGCGAATGTCTTCACGGTATTTGCCCGCATCGAAGACGACAAATATTTAACCGCCTTTATTGTAGAGAAGGGTAATCCCGGAATGACCTTCGGGGAAGAAGAGAATAAACTGGGTATTCGTGCTAGCTCCACCCGCCAGGTATTCTTTAATGACTGTGAAGTAGCCGTAGAAGATATGTTGGGAGAGCGCAATGGTGGATTTAAAATCGCCATGAACGCTCTTAATTATGGCCGTATCAAATTATCAGTTGCTTGTTTGGATGCCGCCCGTCGGGTTACTACTCACGCGGTATCCTATGCAAACGAGCGCAAGCAATTCGGAACTTCAATATCCACTTTTGGCGCTATCCAGCAGAAGCTGGCCGATATGGCCACTCGTACTTGGGTTTCAGAATCGGCGACCTACCGTGCCGGTCAGGATGTAGAAAATAATATTGCTCGCTTAATGGAGGCCGGAATGGATCAAGGCGAAGCGAAATTGAAAGGTGTAGAGGAGTTTGCTATTGAATGTGCCATATTAAAAGTATTGGGATCTGAGGCGGGAAGTTTTGTTTCGGATGAAGGCCTGCAGATCTATGGTGGTATGGGCTATAGTGCCGATGCCCCATTAGAAGCCGCCTATCGCGATATGCGCATTGCTCGTATCTACGAAGGTACCAATGAGATCAATCGCCTGCATTCGGTAGCGATGTTGCTTAAAAAGGCCTTAAAAGGAGAACTCGACTTAATGAGTCCTGCCATGGCTGTTGCTAATGAACTAATGGAGATTCCCTCTTTCGATACACCTGATGAGGATATCCTTTTTGCAGAAGAGAAAGAGAGCATTGCTAAATTGAAAAAATCCATTTTAATGGTGGCCGGTAAAGCCGTAGAGACCTTCGGGATGGATCTGGAAGCAGAGCAGGAGATTATTATGAATGCAGCCGATATGATTATCGAAGTATATGCTGCGGAGTCTGCTTTGTTGAGAGCAGAGAAATTAGCGAAACAAAAAGGCGAGGAAGCGGTAAAAGTGGAAATCTCCATGGCACGTTTATACTTGCATTGGGCCCAGGAAGCTGTGGCCAATAAAGGACGTGAAGCTATTTACAGCTTTATTGAAGGAGATGAGCAACGTATGATGTTGATCGGTTTAAAGCGCTTTACTAAGCCAGCTAACCCAGTAAATGTTAAAGCATTACGTCGCGAAATCGCCGCTAAGCTTATCGATTCGAATAGGTACCCTTTCTAG
- a CDS encoding four helix bundle protein has product MKIWQRAMGISEKVYELSQGFPDEERFGLKSQIRRAVVSIPSNIAEGAGRKTDMDFSRFLDMANGSINEVETQLLLSQRLNFLEESESFNWILSELDELQKMIFSFQSKLKTQ; this is encoded by the coding sequence TTGAAAATATGGCAAAGAGCGATGGGGATTTCCGAAAAGGTTTATGAACTAAGCCAAGGTTTTCCTGATGAAGAAAGATTTGGCCTGAAATCTCAGATTCGTCGTGCTGTAGTTTCTATTCCATCAAACATTGCTGAAGGGGCAGGAAGAAAAACAGATATGGATTTCAGTAGGTTTTTGGATATGGCAAATGGCTCTATCAATGAAGTTGAAACTCAATTGCTATTATCTCAGAGATTAAATTTTCTTGAGGAGTCGGAATCCTTTAATTGGATACTTTCAGAATTAGATGAATTGCAGAAAATGATATTCAGTTTCCAATCCAAATTAAAGACCCAGTGA
- a CDS encoding ICP22 family protein, with translation MADWDKLKNKIGANADGPTPADWEAMQAKIAAQPALAPVASKNSWFSWLVAGLIGLMLGMGSLYFWPRSSGESGVGNSESSLEAPLPENSNQTTVGIPDADRDVERQEGPSMGSSELEIDPNLKEEGQESGYSAVAFTNDSEANIIEADQEEEAVSTLNTQEGNALNTTFEADRSRAAERTFENRGPINQQAEEMAEGSEPIATDFNDQGELNSGATIGKPENNSAASDQNSELDMPNQSDSSQEEETTDEIKASTEAEAGTNEEPKLAPEEEEDEFIRKESGFELNRISLFAGLQNDLKSNSLWAYGSAAELQWQKRHQFFSVGLGYYRVEQPYKLNLPSEGMRIDSIWQTNIQDREVIEVSRQWVIDSFQAGHYVYDTTRRIVSDTTINLRVDTNQYRTNIVNQRVRAYYYAELPLLYGYQMGKGNWQFQLAGGLALQQVLAYSEDESGSQSLFGMSALLQPGASWRFSDRWSVLGRVQLRYPLQQDFVLYDRNELRYSFQLGVSYRW, from the coding sequence ATGGCCGATTGGGATAAATTAAAAAATAAAATTGGTGCAAATGCCGATGGTCCGACCCCTGCGGACTGGGAGGCTATGCAGGCTAAAATTGCAGCCCAGCCGGCTTTAGCTCCGGTTGCCTCAAAGAATTCTTGGTTTAGCTGGCTGGTTGCCGGATTAATTGGCTTAATGCTGGGCATGGGTTCCTTGTATTTCTGGCCTCGCTCTTCAGGGGAGAGTGGAGTTGGGAATAGTGAGTCTAGCCTTGAAGCTCCATTACCAGAGAATTCAAATCAAACTACTGTGGGAATACCTGATGCCGACCGAGATGTAGAAAGGCAGGAAGGACCAAGCATGGGATCGTCTGAATTAGAGATTGATCCAAACCTGAAGGAAGAAGGACAGGAGTCAGGTTATTCCGCAGTAGCTTTTACTAATGATTCGGAAGCGAATATCATAGAAGCCGATCAAGAGGAAGAGGCAGTGTCTACCCTCAATACGCAAGAGGGAAATGCTCTCAATACTACTTTTGAGGCTGATAGAAGCAGGGCTGCCGAAAGAACCTTTGAAAATAGGGGTCCCATAAATCAGCAGGCAGAAGAAATGGCCGAAGGCAGTGAACCAATTGCCACGGACTTTAATGATCAAGGAGAATTAAATTCTGGAGCAACAATTGGAAAACCAGAAAATAATTCTGCTGCTTCAGATCAAAACTCCGAATTGGATATGCCTAATCAAAGTGATTCTTCGCAGGAAGAAGAGACGACTGATGAGATAAAGGCTTCTACTGAAGCAGAGGCTGGAACTAATGAAGAACCCAAGCTTGCTCCTGAAGAAGAGGAAGATGAGTTTATTCGCAAGGAAAGCGGTTTTGAATTGAATCGCATAAGCCTATTCGCTGGATTACAAAATGATTTGAAATCCAATTCACTTTGGGCCTATGGTTCTGCAGCCGAACTACAATGGCAAAAGCGTCATCAATTCTTTAGTGTCGGTCTGGGTTATTATAGAGTAGAACAGCCGTATAAACTAAATCTGCCCTCTGAAGGAATGCGAATTGATAGTATTTGGCAAACAAATATTCAAGATCGTGAGGTGATTGAAGTGAGTCGCCAATGGGTAATTGATTCCTTTCAGGCAGGCCACTATGTCTATGACACTACACGTAGAATCGTTAGTGACACTACAATTAATTTAAGAGTAGATACAAACCAATACCGAACGAATATCGTAAACCAAAGAGTAAGGGCTTATTATTATGCCGAGCTTCCACTATTGTATGGTTACCAAATGGGTAAAGGCAATTGGCAGTTTCAACTGGCCGGAGGGCTGGCATTACAACAGGTTTTGGCCTATTCCGAAGATGAAAGCGGTAGTCAATCCCTATTTGGAATGAGCGCCTTATTACAACCTGGTGCGAGCTGGCGATTTAGTGATCGTTGGTCAGTTCTAGGACGCGTACAGCTTCGCTATCCCCTGCAACAAGATTTTGTGCTGTACGACAGGAATGAATTAAGGTATTCTTTCCAGTTGGGTGTATCCTACCGCTGGTAA
- a CDS encoding PKD domain-containing protein: protein MKNYLLLLIALMSFSLSAQNFTVTVNENGSAAEGVAVFFFETPGQFYIDGYNQPPRIYDFYAHRFTDVNGQVTIYTPFSANPGDTVYYAAKDCNGTLYYDFFIRQSGGTTNPSSGSLNISCKPGDCDFVLVSNVYSNSVSIGTYFLRHFSNTSLTSDTNEVWTVNGQAFRPAEFGNGGHDTLTGISTSQFSLPLTISYSRQEGVCSPETTVVNNGTVVPVQCNVSFSSQLFGPGTQGFGLQLSNHSSTNGTIINSHWDFGDSSSVDVNHLNPISHVYADTGYYKVCLTITSVLGSDTCVSTACHSNIYVGLIHHCNAGFYLDTVVDGNPGYSATIVNTSSSNGTIIGMRFFGTGSNFSAPNLVPTIQSWFASQGNYYRCLEITSVMGTDTCVSVYCDTLAVFRGGGSGPSPINCMASFTYDTLGGRAIGYDIRFNSSSATNGTVINYQWDFGDGNTLQGGNVLNPLYTYSFPGTYQVCLTITSVLGNDTCVNTYCDSAVVVPNFGNSGAVNCYANFVVDTFNSGRFQNQLIVWEQSISNGNIVSYSWDFGDGTVINSRYPSHTYANNGVYYVCLSIIASNPAGDSCTSVFCDSIGYDSTGALIYKGQAGFTINIIDPSTIGLEEETLLNEVQMYPNPAAEKLILSWKPALKVETVSLISLTGQEVMRILPGEKHELEIRDIPSGAYLVRLNTQRATKTLRLIVQ from the coding sequence ATGAAAAATTATCTGCTCTTATTAATTGCTTTGATGAGCTTTTCGCTCTCGGCTCAAAATTTTACTGTTACCGTAAATGAGAATGGTTCGGCAGCTGAAGGGGTGGCCGTGTTTTTTTTCGAAACCCCCGGGCAGTTTTATATTGATGGCTATAATCAACCTCCTCGCATTTACGACTTTTATGCCCATCGATTTACCGACGTAAATGGACAGGTTACTATATATACTCCATTTAGCGCAAATCCGGGTGATACGGTTTACTATGCAGCCAAAGATTGCAATGGAACTCTTTATTACGATTTCTTTATTCGTCAATCAGGTGGTACTACTAATCCGTCCAGTGGTAGTTTAAATATAAGCTGTAAACCAGGGGATTGCGACTTTGTGCTGGTATCTAATGTATATTCAAATAGCGTTTCAATCGGAACTTATTTCTTAAGACATTTCAGTAATACCAGTCTTACCTCAGATACTAATGAGGTTTGGACCGTAAATGGTCAAGCTTTCAGGCCGGCCGAATTTGGCAATGGGGGACATGATACTTTAACCGGAATTAGTACCAGTCAATTTAGCTTACCATTAACAATAAGTTACTCCAGGCAAGAAGGAGTTTGCAGTCCGGAAACAACGGTTGTGAATAATGGCACTGTTGTACCGGTGCAATGTAATGTATCCTTTAGTTCACAACTATTCGGCCCGGGAACTCAGGGATTTGGATTACAGTTGAGCAACCACTCTAGCACCAATGGCACCATTATTAATAGTCATTGGGATTTTGGCGATAGCAGTAGTGTAGATGTTAATCATTTAAATCCGATAAGTCATGTTTATGCTGATACTGGATATTATAAGGTTTGTTTAACCATTACCTCTGTATTAGGTTCGGATACTTGCGTTTCAACTGCCTGTCATTCTAATATTTATGTAGGCTTGATCCATCATTGTAATGCAGGTTTTTATCTAGATACAGTTGTGGATGGCAATCCTGGTTACAGTGCGACAATTGTTAATACCTCCAGTAGCAATGGTACAATCATTGGCATGAGATTCTTTGGAACGGGAAGCAACTTTTCTGCACCTAATTTGGTCCCAACTATTCAAAGTTGGTTTGCGTCTCAAGGAAATTACTACCGTTGTTTGGAGATAACTTCGGTAATGGGGACCGATACTTGCGTGTCGGTGTACTGTGATACTTTAGCTGTTTTTCGTGGAGGTGGCTCTGGCCCTTCTCCAATCAACTGTATGGCTAGCTTTACCTATGACACCTTGGGTGGACGTGCGATTGGCTATGATATCAGATTCAATAGTTCCTCCGCTACAAACGGGACAGTTATAAATTACCAGTGGGATTTTGGAGATGGTAATACACTACAAGGAGGCAATGTGTTGAACCCATTATATACCTATTCTTTTCCAGGAACTTATCAGGTATGTCTAACCATTACTTCTGTACTGGGTAATGATACCTGTGTTAATACCTATTGCGATAGTGCTGTTGTGGTGCCTAATTTTGGTAATTCCGGAGCCGTAAATTGCTATGCGAATTTTGTGGTAGATACCTTTAATTCAGGTAGATTCCAAAATCAATTAATAGTTTGGGAACAGTCTATTTCCAATGGGAATATTGTAAGCTATTCCTGGGACTTTGGTGATGGTACCGTAATTAATAGTCGATATCCATCCCATACTTACGCCAATAATGGTGTGTACTATGTTTGTCTTAGCATCATTGCTAGCAATCCCGCTGGCGACTCCTGCACTAGTGTATTCTGTGATTCTATCGGTTATGATAGCACGGGAGCACTCATATATAAAGGACAGGCTGGTTTTACGATCAATATTATCGATCCATCAACCATTGGTTTAGAGGAAGAAACCCTTTTAAATGAGGTGCAGATGTATCCTAACCCAGCAGCAGAAAAACTTATATTGAGCTGGAAGCCAGCTTTGAAAGTAGAAACCGTATCTCTGATTTCTTTAACAGGACAGGAAGTAATGCGGATTTTACCCGGAGAGAAACATGAATTAGAAATTAGGGATATCCCTAGCGGAGCTTATTTGGTTCGTTTAAATACTCAAAGGGCAACAAAAACCTTGCGACTAATTGTACAATAA
- a CDS encoding RNA polymerase sigma factor, protein MNRPVHKIIKQCRKNDRQAQFDLYHHCFDYLLAICFRYKKQREDAVSLLNDAFLKILLNLDSYDEKQDFFPWISSITVRTAIDEYRREKRYKEQTDLKETDAELEEPHLNPGLFKVVDEMSAEEVKELIYHLPEPERMVFVLFEWEGYQHREIASKLECSERSSKRYLNKAKELLKKELSHKQALKKVI, encoded by the coding sequence ATGAATAGGCCAGTACATAAAATAATAAAGCAGTGTCGAAAGAATGATCGGCAAGCGCAGTTTGATCTGTATCATCACTGCTTTGACTATTTATTGGCTATTTGTTTCCGCTATAAGAAGCAGAGAGAGGACGCAGTTTCCTTATTAAACGACGCCTTTCTGAAAATTTTATTGAACCTGGATTCCTACGATGAGAAGCAAGATTTCTTCCCTTGGATTTCCAGCATAACGGTGCGAACCGCTATTGATGAATACCGACGTGAAAAGCGGTATAAAGAGCAAACGGATTTGAAAGAAACCGATGCTGAATTGGAAGAACCCCATTTAAACCCCGGACTGTTTAAGGTGGTCGACGAAATGTCGGCCGAAGAAGTAAAGGAGTTGATATATCACCTGCCAGAACCGGAACGAATGGTCTTTGTCCTTTTCGAATGGGAAGGATATCAGCATAGGGAAATAGCTTCCAAACTCGAATGCTCTGAACGGAGCTCTAAGCGCTATTTAAATAAAGCGAAAGAGTTGCTTAAGAAAGAACTCAGCCATAAACAAGCATTAAAAAAAGTGATCTGA